The genomic region CCATAATCGTTATGCACGTCGCAATTATGTATTTTCTAATCATTTCAATACGCTTAATTCGAACTTACCTTACTATCTACGACTCCAAAAATGATGTTTACGATTACCACAAAACCTGTCAATGATAATAATTCCGTTATTAAATAAAAGGCCGCAATGCAACCGGCCGCCGCACTGCACCACACCGTCGCCGCGGTAGTCAGACCCTTTACGCTGCCACCTTCCTTGAGAATTACTCCTGCCCCTAAAAAACCGATACCGGTCACGACTTGGCTCAACACGCGACTTAAATCGGTATCATCTTGACCGTGAAATTGCAAGGACAGCAATACGAAAGCACAGGCACCGATGGAGACCAACATATTAGTTTTTAAGCCCGCGTCCTTATTTTTATATTCTCGTTCTAGGCCGATCAATAGTCCGGCAAGGGCCGCAAGACCTATTTTAAACAAAAAATGCTTGTCGAAATCCCAATGCGGGACCTGCCCGAATCCTTCGGTCGAGTCATTTAACAATAGCAATACTGCCGCTACCGAATCCATTTTCTCAAGAGTCCTTCGTTTGAATTATGCTCAAGTTTTTCTCGAATGCCATCCGCGCTAAAAGATAGCTGATGGTCGATTCCGCTCCTTGGTTAAGATTGACATTGTGTTTTTCAAGACCATCATAACATCCACCCGTGCAGGGATTGTAGATGGTTTGTCGTAATGCATTATCGCCCATAAACCAATTAAAGGCTTCTTCCATCTTATCGTCATAACCTTCGTTCGGAAAAAAATCATGAAATTTTGCCAGGGCCAAAATGGTATAAGCCACATCAATGGGTTGTTCGCCTCCCTGAAACTCCGAGGGCAGTTCTTGCCCACGATGCAGCCATTCGCGATTCGATATGATCCGTATGGAATCTCCCTTATAAATTTTGGATAGCAAAAAATCAAAGGCATTTTTCGCAATCG from Costertonia aggregata harbors:
- a CDS encoding MgtC/SapB family protein, with product MDSVAAVLLLLNDSTEGFGQVPHWDFDKHFLFKIGLAALAGLLIGLEREYKNKDAGLKTNMLVSIGACAFVLLSLQFHGQDDTDLSRVLSQVVTGIGFLGAGVILKEGGSVKGLTTAATVWCSAAAGCIAAFYLITELLSLTGFVVIVNIIFGVVDSKVSSN